From one Nitrospirota bacterium genomic stretch:
- a CDS encoding response regulator transcription factor: MRILVVEDEAKVASFIRKALEEESYAVDVCSDGPTGLDLGQSGAYDLIVLDIMLPGMTGLEVLKGLRNARIKAPVLLLTALSKVDQKVKGLDAGADDYLTKPFAIDELLARVRALLRRGAGESAGILQVDDLALNPATREVTRGGQRIELTAKEYALLEYLMRNAGRVLTRPMISEHVWNQDFDTFTNVIDVYMNYLRNKIDRGQKRALIQTVRGSGYVLKAES, from the coding sequence ATGAGAATTTTAGTCGTTGAAGACGAAGCCAAAGTCGCGTCGTTCATCAGGAAGGCGCTGGAGGAGGAAAGCTACGCGGTGGACGTCTGCAGCGATGGGCCCACCGGTCTGGACCTGGGACAAAGCGGCGCCTATGACCTGATCGTCCTGGATATCATGCTTCCGGGCATGACCGGTCTGGAGGTCCTCAAAGGGCTCCGCAATGCCCGCATCAAGGCCCCGGTCCTGCTGTTGACCGCCCTCTCCAAGGTGGATCAGAAGGTGAAGGGACTGGATGCCGGCGCCGACGATTACCTGACCAAGCCCTTTGCGATCGACGAACTCCTGGCCCGCGTCCGGGCCCTGCTGCGGCGGGGGGCCGGGGAATCGGCCGGCATCCTGCAAGTGGACGATCTGGCGCTGAATCCCGCGACCCGCGAAGTGACGCGCGGAGGGCAGCGGATCGAGTTGACCGCGAAGGAATATGCCTTGTTGGAATATCTGATGCGCAACGCCGGGCGCGTGCTGACACGCCCCATGATCTCCGAGCATGTCTGGAATCAGGACTTCGACACCTTTACCAACGTGATCGACGTCTATATGAACTATCTCCGCAACAAGATCGACCGGGGGCAGAAGCGCGCCTTGATCCAGACCGTCCGAGGCAGCGGCTACGTGCTGAAGGCTGAGAGCTGA
- a CDS encoding HAMP domain-containing protein codes for MGGTVSIRARLSFWYGSALALSLVLFAALLYGVMARDLREQIDRSLEQAAAVAVQALELHGVGPTLPFEDLAAEFPELAVLDKFFQIFSPAGRVTIQSPNVRRHEIPLSRAALEAALAGQATLESARFKGESPIRILSVPIRRGGLLVNIVQVGTSLHPVDHTLRRMLEVFLIAAPFALLVALAGGWFLAGRALRPVEAITEAAERIAGGDLSQRLTIPPSQDEIGRLVATFNKMIARLDASFQQVRRFSADASHELRTPLTVMRGETELALRRPRSAEDYRIVLESSLEEIGRLSRIVDDLLFLSRADLGQVPVQSAPVRLDTLLQDIQQQASVLGQDRQIQVTAGPLEPVTVLGDELRLRELLLNLVDNAVAYSRQGGTVELRLTQDRTEARLTVADSGIGIPPEEQARIFDRFYRTDTARAHSKKGTGLGLAICQWIVESHKGRIEVESTVGKGSRFTVILPLAPAPIH; via the coding sequence ATGGGCGGAACCGTTTCCATTCGCGCGCGCCTCTCGTTCTGGTACGGCTCGGCCCTGGCTCTGAGTCTGGTTCTCTTCGCCGCCCTGCTCTATGGGGTAATGGCCCGTGACCTGCGGGAGCAAATCGATCGGTCGCTCGAGCAGGCCGCGGCGGTGGCGGTTCAAGCCCTGGAACTGCACGGGGTCGGCCCGACGCTGCCGTTCGAAGACCTGGCCGCCGAGTTCCCCGAGCTGGCGGTCCTGGACAAGTTTTTTCAAATCTTCAGCCCGGCCGGCCGCGTCACCATCCAGTCCCCCAATGTGAGACGGCACGAGATCCCCCTGAGCCGGGCCGCGCTGGAGGCGGCCCTCGCCGGCCAAGCCACGCTCGAGTCCGCAAGGTTCAAGGGCGAATCGCCGATTCGGATTCTATCGGTCCCGATCCGCCGCGGCGGCCTCCTGGTCAACATCGTGCAAGTCGGCACCTCCCTGCACCCGGTGGACCATACGTTGCGCCGGATGTTGGAGGTCTTTCTGATAGCGGCGCCCTTCGCCTTGCTGGTGGCGCTGGCCGGAGGCTGGTTCCTGGCTGGCCGGGCCCTGCGGCCCGTGGAAGCGATCACCGAGGCGGCGGAACGGATTGCCGGCGGGGACCTGAGCCAACGTTTGACCATTCCTCCGTCTCAGGACGAGATCGGCCGGCTCGTAGCGACCTTCAATAAGATGATCGCGCGGCTGGATGCCTCCTTCCAGCAAGTGCGTCGCTTCAGCGCCGACGCCTCCCACGAGTTGCGGACGCCCCTGACCGTGATGCGGGGGGAAACGGAGCTGGCCCTGCGCCGCCCCCGGTCTGCCGAGGACTACCGAATCGTGCTGGAAAGCAGTTTGGAAGAAATCGGCCGGTTGAGCCGCATCGTAGACGATCTCCTGTTTTTGTCGAGAGCCGATCTCGGGCAAGTACCGGTGCAGTCGGCCCCGGTCAGATTGGATACCTTGCTCCAAGACATTCAGCAACAGGCCTCGGTGCTGGGGCAAGACCGTCAGATCCAGGTGACCGCCGGTCCGCTGGAACCGGTCACCGTCCTGGGAGACGAACTGCGGCTGCGGGAGTTGCTCCTCAACTTGGTGGACAACGCCGTGGCCTATTCCAGGCAAGGCGGGACGGTCGAGTTACGGCTGACCCAGGATCGAACAGAAGCGCGGCTGACAGTGGCGGACTCCGGCATCGGCATTCCCCCCGAAGAACAGGCCCGCATCTTCGACCGGTTTTACCGGACCGATACAGCCAGGGCTCATTCCAAGAAAGGCACAGGTTTGGGCCTGGCCATCTGCCAATGGATTGTCGAGAGCCACAAGGGCCGCATCGAGGTCGAAAGCACCGTCGGTAAAGGTTCGCGTTTCACGGTGATCCTCCCACTGGCTCCCGCACCAATCCATTAG
- a CDS encoding FAD-binding protein: MKVHDLVIVGAGLAGMRAALAALEAHPHLDVAILSKVHPVRSHSVAAQGGINAALGEHDSWEAHAFDTAKGSQYLGDQDAIETMCREAPGDILDLERLGVIFSRDEHGRIAQRPFGGAGAVRTCYAADRTGHAILHALYEQLLKRQVFVYEEWYVTSLIVEEGVCRGVVAWDLVRGGLHAIVGKAVLLAAGGSGRVFLTSTNAVINTGDGMALAYRAGAPLEDMEFVQFHPTTLKSTGILITEGARGEGGYLLNTLGERFMKTYAPEQMELAPRSTVSLAIGREILEGRGMDGCILLDLRHLGRAKIQERLPQIRQLAIEFAGVDPVESPIPVQPGAHYQMGGVKATQWGETELSGLYAAGECACVSVHGANRLGGNSLLETIVFGRRAGLRAAESLRGLAPRAISDHTLRAEERRIGQLMDHKGPERAWQVRDDLGKVMSLNLGIFRTKESMTEALGQVRALQARAAQVSLQDRGRVFNTDLIHALELQSLVDIAETIVAGALAREESRGAHYRSDFPARNDAAWLKHSLARRTPDGPAISHIPVTITRFPPK; encoded by the coding sequence ATGAAGGTCCACGACCTGGTCATCGTCGGCGCCGGCCTGGCCGGCATGAGGGCGGCCCTGGCCGCGCTCGAAGCCCATCCGCACCTGGACGTGGCCATTCTGTCCAAAGTCCATCCCGTGCGCAGCCATTCGGTCGCCGCGCAGGGGGGCATCAACGCGGCGCTCGGCGAGCATGACTCCTGGGAAGCCCATGCCTTCGACACGGCCAAGGGAAGCCAGTACTTGGGCGACCAGGACGCCATCGAGACCATGTGTCGCGAAGCGCCAGGCGACATCCTGGACCTGGAGCGTCTGGGCGTCATCTTCAGCCGCGACGAGCATGGCCGGATCGCGCAGCGGCCCTTCGGCGGAGCCGGGGCGGTGCGCACCTGCTATGCCGCCGACCGGACCGGCCATGCCATCCTCCATGCCCTGTATGAACAGCTGCTCAAACGTCAGGTGTTCGTCTACGAGGAATGGTACGTGACCTCCTTGATCGTCGAGGAGGGGGTCTGCCGCGGAGTCGTGGCCTGGGACCTCGTTCGCGGCGGGCTCCACGCCATCGTCGGGAAAGCCGTGCTCCTGGCCGCCGGCGGGAGCGGGCGGGTGTTCCTGACCTCCACCAACGCGGTGATCAACACCGGCGACGGAATGGCCCTGGCCTACCGGGCCGGGGCGCCGCTCGAAGACATGGAGTTCGTCCAGTTCCATCCCACCACGCTCAAAAGCACGGGCATCCTGATCACCGAAGGGGCGCGAGGCGAGGGCGGCTACTTGTTGAATACGCTGGGCGAACGGTTCATGAAGACCTACGCGCCGGAGCAGATGGAACTGGCCCCCCGCTCGACCGTTTCGTTGGCCATCGGGCGGGAGATCTTGGAAGGCCGCGGGATGGACGGCTGCATCCTGCTGGACTTGCGCCACCTGGGGCGCGCGAAAATTCAGGAACGGCTTCCGCAAATCCGGCAACTGGCGATCGAATTCGCCGGGGTGGACCCGGTGGAAAGTCCGATTCCGGTCCAACCAGGCGCCCATTATCAGATGGGCGGCGTCAAGGCCACCCAATGGGGGGAAACCGAGCTGTCGGGCCTCTATGCGGCCGGCGAATGTGCCTGCGTCAGCGTGCATGGAGCCAATCGCCTGGGCGGAAACTCGCTGCTGGAAACGATCGTGTTCGGCCGCCGGGCCGGTCTGCGCGCCGCCGAATCCCTGCGCGGCCTTGCGCCACGCGCGATTTCGGATCACACTTTGCGGGCCGAAGAACGGAGGATCGGGCAACTCATGGACCACAAGGGACCGGAACGGGCCTGGCAGGTCCGGGACGACTTGGGGAAGGTCATGAGCCTGAACCTTGGCATCTTCCGAACGAAGGAGTCGATGACCGAGGCGCTCGGACAAGTCCGCGCGCTGCAAGCCCGCGCCGCGCAGGTGTCGCTGCAGGATCGCGGCAGGGTCTTCAACACCGACCTCATCCATGCGCTGGAATTGCAGTCGCTCGTGGACATCGCGGAAACGATTGTGGCAGGAGCGCTGGCGCGCGAGGAGAGCCGGGGCGCCCATTACCGGTCCGATTTCCCCGCGCGCAACGACGCAGCCTGGCTGAAGCATTCCCTGGCGCGCCGGACACCTGACGGTCCGGCGATCTCTCACATTCCGGTGACGATCACCCGCTTTCCACCGAAGTAG
- the gcvP gene encoding glycine dehydrogenase (aminomethyl-transferring), which produces MNRADLLKPTDQFLHRHLGPSEVDIQHMLATLGLTSLDALIDATVPEDIRLRKPLALGAPLSEHEALAALRALHDRNQVCRSFIGMGYYDCVTPPVIQRNILENPGWYTAYTPYQAEIAQGRLEALMNFQTMVSDLTGLPVAGASLLDEATAAAEAMTMCLRVAQHEGRTDRHRFFVAEDCHPQTIAVMQGRAMPLGIVLEVGRPDDTVVARPDLFGLLLQYPATDGALIDHRGLITRAHQAGVLVVMATDLLALTVLRTPGESGADIAVGSSQRFGVPMGFGGPHAAFLACKQEHVRQMPGRLIGLSKDAAGKPAYRMALATREQHIRREKATSNICTAQVLLAIMAGMYAVYHGPEGLRRTAERVHGLTAMLADGLRRLGHGIAHQAFFDTLKVTPAGASAEQIAVRATERRINLRRFEDGSLGIALDEVTTADELTALLDCFAGGKPLTFTLGELAAKSERCIPPALARTSPFLTHEVFHRYHSEHEMLRYINRLQARDLSMIHSMITLGSCTMKLNATVEMIPVTWKGFGRMHPFAPVEQTRGYETMFRQLEAWLAEITGFAAVSLQPNAGSQGEYAGLMVIRAYHRARGQSGRDVCLIPVSAHGTNPASAVMAGMKVVAVACDERGNVDLADLEAKAEQHRDRLAALMITYPSTHGVFEEGIRKVCAIIHARGGQLYMDGANMNAQVGLCRPGDIGADVCHLNLHKTFCIPHGGGGPGMGPIGVAAHLAPFLPGHPLRETGGSQAIKPIAAAPYSSASILPISWVYIALMGGEGLTQATKVAILNANYMAKRLEKHFPVLYAGARGFCAHEFILDLRHFKDQAGVEVNDIAKRLMDYGFHAPTMSFPVAGTLMIEPTESESRAELDRFCEALIAIRGEIRDIEDGRVPRDDNLLKHAPHTAQTVTAADWKHPYSREQAAFPAPWVRESKFWPAVARIDNAYGDRNLVCTCPPMEQY; this is translated from the coding sequence ATGAATCGCGCCGACTTGCTCAAGCCGACAGACCAGTTTCTCCACCGCCATCTCGGTCCGTCCGAGGTGGATATCCAACACATGCTGGCCACCCTGGGCCTCACGTCGCTGGACGCCCTGATCGACGCGACGGTGCCGGAGGACATCCGGCTGCGCAAGCCGCTGGCGCTCGGCGCGCCCTTGAGCGAACATGAAGCGCTGGCCGCCTTGCGTGCGCTGCATGATCGGAATCAGGTCTGCCGGTCCTTCATCGGGATGGGCTACTACGATTGCGTCACGCCCCCGGTCATTCAGCGCAACATTCTGGAAAACCCCGGCTGGTATACGGCCTATACCCCCTATCAGGCCGAGATCGCCCAGGGGCGGCTGGAAGCCCTGATGAATTTTCAGACCATGGTCTCAGACTTGACCGGCCTGCCTGTGGCCGGCGCGTCCTTGCTCGATGAGGCCACCGCTGCGGCGGAGGCCATGACGATGTGTTTGCGGGTCGCCCAGCACGAGGGCCGCACAGACCGGCACCGGTTCTTCGTGGCCGAGGACTGCCATCCCCAGACGATCGCCGTGATGCAGGGGCGGGCGATGCCGCTGGGCATCGTCCTGGAAGTCGGTCGGCCGGACGACACGGTCGTCGCCAGGCCGGATCTGTTCGGGCTCCTGCTCCAATATCCGGCGACCGACGGCGCGCTGATCGACCACCGCGGCCTCATCACGCGGGCGCATCAAGCGGGCGTGCTGGTGGTCATGGCCACGGACTTGCTGGCCTTGACGGTGCTCCGAACGCCCGGCGAATCGGGCGCCGATATCGCCGTCGGGTCCAGCCAGCGCTTCGGCGTCCCGATGGGCTTCGGCGGTCCCCACGCGGCGTTTTTGGCCTGTAAGCAAGAGCACGTCCGTCAGATGCCGGGGCGGCTCATCGGACTCTCCAAGGATGCAGCCGGGAAGCCGGCCTACCGCATGGCGCTGGCGACCCGCGAACAGCACATCAGACGCGAAAAGGCCACCAGCAATATCTGCACCGCGCAAGTGTTGCTCGCAATCATGGCCGGTATGTATGCGGTCTATCACGGGCCGGAGGGGCTGCGCCGGACTGCTGAACGGGTTCATGGCTTGACGGCGATGCTGGCGGACGGGCTGCGCCGCCTGGGTCACGGGATTGCGCACCAGGCGTTCTTCGACACGCTCAAAGTGACGCCGGCCGGCGCCTCTGCCGAGCAGATTGCGGTTCGTGCGACGGAGCGGCGGATCAACCTGCGCCGCTTCGAAGACGGGTCCCTCGGCATCGCGTTGGATGAAGTGACGACGGCGGACGAATTGACCGCCCTATTGGATTGCTTTGCCGGAGGCAAACCGCTGACGTTCACGCTGGGCGAGCTGGCCGCGAAGAGCGAGCGGTGCATCCCGCCGGCTTTGGCGCGGACCAGCCCGTTCCTCACGCACGAGGTGTTCCATCGGTATCACTCCGAGCACGAGATGCTCCGCTACATCAATCGATTGCAGGCCAGGGACCTCTCGATGATTCATTCGATGATCACGCTCGGGTCCTGCACGATGAAACTCAATGCGACCGTGGAGATGATTCCGGTGACCTGGAAGGGATTCGGTCGCATGCATCCCTTCGCGCCGGTCGAACAGACGCGCGGGTACGAGACGATGTTCCGGCAGTTGGAGGCTTGGCTGGCGGAGATCACGGGGTTTGCGGCCGTGTCGCTCCAGCCCAATGCCGGGTCCCAGGGCGAGTATGCGGGGCTCATGGTCATCCGGGCCTATCACCGGGCTCGCGGACAGAGCGGGCGGGATGTCTGCCTGATTCCGGTCTCCGCGCACGGGACCAACCCGGCCAGCGCCGTCATGGCCGGCATGAAAGTCGTGGCGGTGGCTTGCGATGAGCGGGGCAACGTGGACCTGGCCGATCTGGAAGCCAAGGCGGAGCAGCATCGCGATCGGCTGGCGGCCCTGATGATTACCTATCCTTCCACGCACGGGGTCTTCGAAGAAGGCATCCGCAAGGTCTGCGCCATCATCCATGCGCGCGGCGGGCAGCTGTATATGGACGGGGCCAACATGAACGCGCAGGTGGGCCTCTGCCGGCCCGGAGACATTGGCGCCGATGTCTGCCATCTGAACTTGCACAAGACGTTCTGTATCCCGCACGGAGGCGGCGGGCCCGGCATGGGGCCCATCGGGGTCGCGGCGCATCTGGCGCCGTTCCTGCCCGGCCATCCGCTCCGCGAGACTGGCGGAAGCCAGGCCATCAAGCCGATCGCGGCGGCGCCATACAGCAGCGCGAGCATCTTGCCCATCTCTTGGGTCTACATCGCGCTCATGGGCGGGGAAGGACTGACCCAGGCCACCAAGGTGGCGATCCTGAACGCCAATTACATGGCGAAGCGGCTGGAGAAACATTTCCCGGTCCTCTATGCCGGCGCGCGCGGATTTTGCGCCCACGAGTTCATCCTGGACCTGCGTCACTTCAAAGACCAGGCCGGCGTCGAGGTGAACGACATCGCCAAGCGCCTGATGGACTATGGATTCCATGCGCCGACCATGTCCTTCCCGGTCGCGGGCACTCTGATGATCGAGCCGACGGAAAGCGAATCCCGAGCCGAACTGGATCGCTTTTGCGAGGCGCTGATCGCGATTCGCGGCGAGATTCGGGACATCGAGGACGGGCGCGTGCCGCGCGACGATAATCTCTTGAAGCATGCGCCGCACACGGCCCAGACGGTGACGGCTGCCGATTGGAAACATCCCTACAGCCGCGAGCAGGCGGCGTTTCCGGCTCCCTGGGTGCGCGAATCCAAGTTCTGGCCTGCCGTGGCGCGAATCGACAATGCCTACGGGGATCGGAATCTGGTCTGTACCTGTCCGCCGATGGAACAGTACTAG